In the Streptomyces sp. cg36 genome, one interval contains:
- a CDS encoding DNA-processing protein DprA, whose product MPSPDLSERAARAALAAHFPPAQLAEELSEFPVQEVWRRRLSLDSSGRLARYSPAGSLQDASGRFLIPSDEAWPAALADLGPHGPLGVWVCGADQLPQLSASAVAVTGSRNAARQAVARAHSFAAAVAAAGHTVTATLAHGIDSAAHQAAARAGQASLAVLPCGLDRAHPEAQATLLRSIPASGGAVLSLYPPGTPASGLTLQASARLLAALSRALIVIKVLDDCEPAMLTATVAVRLRRLLLLPSPTDARADPTDWLLTTQQAVPVTDPQAALALL is encoded by the coding sequence ATGCCCAGCCCAGACCTGAGCGAACGCGCCGCCCGCGCCGCGCTCGCCGCCCATTTCCCTCCCGCCCAGCTCGCCGAGGAGCTCTCAGAGTTCCCTGTGCAGGAGGTCTGGAGGCGGCGCCTATCCCTCGACAGCAGCGGCCGTCTTGCCCGCTACAGCCCGGCGGGCAGCCTCCAGGACGCGTCCGGCCGGTTCCTCATCCCCTCCGACGAGGCATGGCCAGCCGCACTGGCCGACCTCGGCCCCCACGGCCCACTGGGTGTGTGGGTCTGTGGAGCAGACCAGTTGCCCCAGCTGAGCGCGAGCGCCGTCGCGGTGACGGGCAGCCGCAACGCCGCCCGGCAGGCCGTCGCCCGGGCCCACTCCTTCGCCGCCGCTGTCGCCGCAGCTGGTCACACCGTCACCGCGACGCTGGCCCACGGCATCGACTCCGCCGCCCACCAGGCCGCCGCACGCGCCGGGCAGGCGTCCCTGGCCGTCCTGCCCTGCGGGCTCGACCGGGCCCACCCCGAAGCCCAAGCAACGCTGCTGCGGTCCATCCCCGCCTCGGGCGGCGCCGTTCTCAGCCTCTACCCGCCCGGCACCCCGGCCAGCGGCCTGACCCTCCAGGCCAGCGCCCGACTGCTCGCCGCCCTCTCCCGCGCACTGATCGTCATCAAGGTCCTGGACGACTGCGAGCCAGCCATGCTCACCGCCACGGTCGCTGTCCGCCTGCGCCGGCTCCTGCTGCTGCCCTCACCCACAGACGCGCGGGCGGACCCGACCGACTGGCTGCTGACCACACAGCAGGCCGTCCCCGTCACCGACCCCCAAGCCGCTCTCGCCCTGCTCTGA